A stretch of the Nematostella vectensis chromosome 1, jaNemVect1.1, whole genome shotgun sequence genome encodes the following:
- the LOC125571645 gene encoding fibropellin-1-like: MRSANTLDQHSPALARLDLQEIYVTRNGGTCSLTSNGTDYSCTCAPSFTGKNCTTDIDECSDPKLCKNGGLCQNKEGGYTCNCTSSFSGKNCEFACSYQKVNLAFVVDGSASVELQGAGNFGKLKEFVKRLVGSFKISTDDAHIALVMYSTTAKAEFTLNKFSSVSDVLAAIDALTYPSGSSYTGKALEMTKTEIFDKAPRKDALNTVIVITDGESQDSVSSTAKVLRDSGVTVISVGVGCCSPKKTLEEMASSPEYVFTSAFDDLALIEENIREKICLGKFIGLSLSPYYAHLCLLPVYITQKIISTFSFLSVVDKCATNPCKNSGTCTSVYSDFNCTCSSGFQGKDCSLDVDECKSSPCNKNQNCINSFGSFTCVCKDGFKGDNCETDIDECLNLPCKHGGTCNNKGGSYSCECSTGYVGKNCKQNFTDPTLDVLFLLDGASEVGADTFLKFINFTKKFIEPFTISENKTNVAAGVFADVGKIEFLFTENYDKPSVLAALDGIAYPNKNARNLSDAMIKAKDEAFTKDRDSAPDIVVILTDKITENVTFPAKALKDDGVRVFVIAIGEDKNDPLLRDIPSDPKEDHLFTPLIEDLEPMLPEILGEVLADIEPCTKNPCQNGGTCIPSGPSVYTCTCTPGVTGANCETDVDECSNSSLCGADRMCVNTYGSFLCLCTEDKYGPHCNYTCESGIDLVFAVDGSTFVGSSNFRKSLEYARAVTSSLNISESATHVGVTVYGKVGQAAVSLKQYYDKSSLTKAISNVSYPNGFARHLGEGLNRSKTHQFDVSGRSTKQVLIVLIGGKSDDDPTVAAYELLNSGTEVFVLGLGSTNSLSQLNQVASDPDSKHVILKEYEGLAAYVRQTKMEVCQVANQCSSNPCQNNAECKHAGSTFTCSCTAGFTGDLCDKEVDPCNPTPCQNGGTCSLTSNGTDYSCTCAPSFTGKNCTTDIDECSDPKLCKNGGLCQNKEGGYTCNCTSSFSGKNCEFACSYQKVNLAFVVDGSASVELQGAGNFGKLKEFVKRLVGSFKISTDDAHIALVMYSTTAKAEFTLNKFSSVSDVLAAIDALTYPSGSSYTGKALEMTKTEIFDKAPRKDALNTVIVITDGESQDSVSSTAKVLRDSGVTVISVGVGCCSPKKTLEEMASSPEYVFTSAFDDLALIEENIREKICLGKFIGLSLSPY; the protein is encoded by the exons ATGCGGAGTGCAAACACGCTGGATCAACATTCACCTGCTCTTGCACGGCTGGATTTACAGGAGATCTATGTGACAAGG AACGGAGGGACTTGTAGTTTGACTTCTAACGGAACGGACTACTCGTGTACCTGTGCACCGAGTTTTACTGGAAAGAACTGTACAACTG ACATCGATGAATGTTCCGACCCGAAATTATGCAAAAACGGTGGTTTGTGCCAGAATAAAGAAGGGGGATACACGTGCAATTGCACCTCCTCCTTCTCAGGAAAGAATTGCGAATTTG CTTGTAGCTACCAGAAAGTGAACCTCGCATTTGTCGTCGATGGATCAGCTAGTGTTGAATTACAGGGAGCTGGTAACTTCGGCAAGCTGAAAGAGTTTGTCAAGAGACTCGTTGGCTCATTCAAGATAAGCACCGACGATGCACACATTGCGCTAGTGATGTACTCAACAACCGCCAAGGCAGAGTTTACTTTAAACAAGTTCTCCAGCGTTTCAGATGTGCTTGCGGCGATAGACGCGTTGACATACCCATCAGGGTCTTCTTATACTGGCAAAGCGCTTGAGATGACCAAGACTGAGATCTTTGACAAAGCCCCAAGGAAAGATGCACTGAATACTGTGATTGTGATAACTGATGGTGAATCGCAAGACTCAGTGTCAAGTACAGCTAAAGTTTTACGCGATTCTGGTGTAACGGTTATAAGTGTCGGTGTGGGCTGCTGTTCGCCTAAGAAAACACTTGAAGAAATGGCGTCTAGTCCAGAATATGTGTTTACAAGTGCGTTTGATGATCTAGCTTTGATTGAAGAGAACATCAGGGAGAAGATATGTTTGGGTAAGTTCATAGGTCTTTCTTTGAGCCCTTACTA CGCCCATTTATGTTTGTTGCCGGTATATATTACTCAGAAAATTATATccacattttcttttctttcagtTGTTGACAAGTGTGCTACCAATCCTTGCAAGAACAGTGGGACTTGTACTAGCGTCTACTCAGACTTCAATTGTACTTGTTCGAGTGGCTTTCAAGGGAAAGACTGCTCTCTTG ATGTAGATGAATGTAAATCTTCACCATGCAACAAAAACCAGAACTGCATCAACTCGTTCGGATCATTCACCTGTGTCTGTAAAGACGGCTTCAAAGGAGACAACTGCGAAACAG ATATCGACGAGTGTCTAAACTTGCCTTGCAAACACGGAGGCACATGCAACAACAAAGGCGGGTCCTACTCCTGTGAATGCTCAACTGGTTATGTCGGcaaaaattgtaaacaaa aTTTCACCGATCCTACACTGGACGTTTTGTTTCTGTTGGATGGCGCAAGTGAGGTCGGAGCTGACACTTTCTTAAAATTCATTAACTTCACCAAAAAGTTTATCGAGCCATTCACGATttcggaaaacaaaacaaacgtTGCAGCGGGTGTGTTTGCCGATGTTGGCAAGATAGAGTTCCTGTTCACAGAGAATTACGATAAACCATCGGTGTTGGCTGCTCTAGATGGCATTGCTTATCCCAACAAGAATGCTAGAAATCTGTCTGACGCAATGATAAAGGCTAAGGATGAGGCATTCACGAAAGATCGTGATTCTGCACCGGATATTGTGGTCATTCTGACGGACAAAATAACAGAAAACGTGACGTTCCCCGCCAAAGCGCTGAAGGATGATGGAGTCAGAgtgtttgttatagctataGGCGAAGACAAGAACGATCCATTACTGAGAGACATACCATCTGACCCGAAGGAAGATCACCTGTTTACTCCTTTAATTGAAGACCTTGAGCCGATGCTGCCAGAGATCCTTGGTGAAGTTCTTGCAG ATATTGAACCTTGTACGAAAAATCCTTGTCAAAATGGAGGAACGTGCATCCCCTCCGGACCTAGTGTCTACACTTGTACTTGTACCCCTGGTGTAACCGGCGCTAATTGTGAAACCG ATGTCGACGAATGCAGTAATTCCAGTCTGTGTGGAGCCGATAGAATGTGTGTCAACACTTATGGGAGCTTCCTTTGTCTTTGTACAGAAGATAAATACGGGCCACACTGCAATTACA CCTGCGAGTCTGGCATTGATTTGGTATTTGCTGTTGACGGATCTACTTTTGTTGGATCGAGCAATTTCCGCAAATCGTTGGAATACGCAAGAGCTGTGACTAGTTCCCTGAATATTTCTGAATCTGCAACTCACGTTGGTGTCACAGTCTATGGGAAGGTTGGACAAGCGGCGGTCTCCCTCAAGCAGTATTATGACAAAAGTAGTCTAACAAAAGCCATCTCCAACGTATCCTATCCTAACGGGTTTGCAAGACATCTTGGAGAGGGCTTGAATCGTTCGAAAACGCACCAGTTTGACGTGTCAGGCCGTTCTACTAAGCAAGTCCTGATAGTGTTGATTGGTGGGAAGTCAGATGACGATCCGACAGTTGCTGCCTACGAGCTCTTGAATTCTGGCACTGAAGTGTTTGTTCTAGGATTGGGAAGCACCAACTCCTTATCACAATTAAATCAAGTTGCATCTGACCCGGACAGTAAGCACGTTATTCTTAAGGAATACGAGGGTCTTGCCGCCTATGTAAGACAAACAAAGATGGAAGTTTGCCAGG TTGCGAATCAGTGTTCCAGTAATCCATGTCAGAACAATGCGGAGTGCAAACACGCTGGATCAACATTCACCTGCTCTTGCACGGCTGGATTTACAGGAGATCTATGTGACAAGG AAGTAGATCCATGCAACCCAACTCCATGTCAGAACGGAGGGACTTGTAGTTTGACTTCTAACGGAACGGACTACTCGTGTACCTGTGCACCGAGTTTTACTGGAAAGAACTGTACAACTG ACATCGATGAATGTTCCGACCCGAAATTATGCAAAAACGGTGGTTTGTGCCAGAATAAAGAAGGGGGATACACGTGCAATTGCACCTCCTCCTTCTCAGGAAAGAATTGCGAATTTG CTTGTAGCTACCAGAAAGTGAACCTCGCATTTGTCGTCGATGGATCAGCTAGTGTTGAATTACAGGGAGCTGGTAACTTCGGCAAGCTGAAAGAGTTTGTCAAGAGACTCGTTGGCTCATTCAAGATAAGCACCGACGATGCACACATTGCGCTAGTGATGTACTCAACAACCGCCAAGGCAGAGTTTACTTTAAACAAGTTCTCCAGCGTTTCAGATGTGCTTGCGGCGATAGACGCGTTGACATACCCATCAGGGTCTTCTTATACTGGCAAAGCGCTTGAGATGACCAAGACTGAGATCTTTGACAAAGCCCCAAGGAAAGATGCACTGAATACTGTGATTGTGATAACTGATGGTGAATCGCAAGACTCAGTGTCAAGTACAGCTAAAGTTTTACGCGATTCTGGTGTAACGGTTATAAGTGTCGGTGTGGGCTGCTGTTCGCCTAAGAAAACACTTGAAGAAATGGCGTCTAGTCCAGAATATGTGTTTACAAGTGCGTTTGATGATCTAGCTTTGATTGAAGAGAACATCAGGGAGAAGATATGTTTGGGTAAGTTCATAGGTCTTTCTTTGAGCCCTTACTAG